CCCCGCCGAAGCTGGTGCTCGACCTCGAGCGGCTCCAGTCCGTCCCGGCGGAGAAGGCGGGCCCGCTGGCCCGTTACGCGGCAACGATCCAGGGTCAGCGCGGTGACTACAACGGCAAGGTCCTCTCGATCCGGACCGATGACCTGCGCACTCTCGCGGTGATCTACGACGTGCCGCCGGCTGTTCTGGCCGAGCAGCTCATCACGTGGGGCGTTCTCAACGCGGACGCCCGTCGCGCGGTGGCTTCGGAGGACTGATCCCCCCAGGACTCCGTCCGGAGGGGGCGGAGTCCGTCCGCAGAGGACGCCGGGGCGGCCGGCGTCCTCGATCTACCTGATCCACCCTGATCGACCCTGATCCACCCTGGTCCCACACGCACCACCAGCAGGTCAGCACGACAGATCCGGCGCCATCAGTGATGTGGCGGTGCGAGCAGCCCCCGCGGGATCGGCCGAACCCGCAGGAGCGGCTGGCACCACCACATCACGTCGCCCGGCCACATCGCATCGCCCGGCCACATCACATCGCCCGGCACGGTCAGGCCGGCGCCCGGACGCGGCAGGCCCGCCCGCCCCGGTAGGCACCGGTTCGGGCGCCTACCTGACTCCGGCGCGGCCCCTGGTTGCCTGGACGGTCCCGCGACGTCCCCGTGCGCCCAGAACCGGCTGAGCGGCCCGCACGGCCGCCGTCCCGGTGCACGCCGCCCTCATCCGGCCGCGCTGCCCACGGGGCCGTTCCGGCGATCTCCGGCAGGCCGGCGCCTTCCCCGGGTTCTCCCCAGCAAAATGGTGGACGGCGATGACCGCGCGCGGTCATCGCCGTCCACCATTTTGGACTTCTTCACTGCGGCGAGGGGCCCCTACGAGGAGGCCTTCACCTCGAGCAGGCGGGCCAGCAGGCCGTTCACGAAGTTCGGCGAGTCGTCGGTGGACAGCGTGCGGGCCAGCTCCACCGCCTCGTCGATGGCGACGGCGTCGGGAACGTCGTCGTTGTACAGCAACTCCCACGTGCCCAGGCGCAGCACCGCCCGGTCGACGGCGGGCATCCGCTCGACGGTCCAGCCGTGCGAGTAGGTGGACAGCAGCTCGTCGATGCGCCCGGTCTTCGCGGTGACGCCCTCGACCAGTTCCACCGTGTAGGCGGGGAGCACCCGGTTGGGGTCCTTCTCGTCCTTCCGGCCGGCCAGGATCGTCAGCGGGTCGACCCCGCGGACGTCGGCCTCGAACAGGATGTCGAGGGCCCGCTTACGGGCTTTGCTCCGTGCACCCATTCCGCGGGCTCAGTTGACCCGGCCGAGGTAGTCACCCGTGCGGGTGTCGACCTTGACCTTGGTGTTGTTCTCGATGAACAGCGGGACCTGGATCTCGTGACCGGTCTCCAGGGTGGCGGGCTTGTTGCCGCCGGTGGAGCGGTCGC
The sequence above is drawn from the Kineosporia corallincola genome and encodes:
- the bldD gene encoding transcriptional regulator BldD, with the protein product MASDYARALGARLRGIRTQQGLSLHGVEEKSEGRWKAVVVGSYERGDRAVTVQRLAELADFYGVPVQALLPDAAPTGSSEPPPKLVLDLERLQSVPAEKAGPLARYAATIQGQRGDYNGKVLSIRTDDLRTLAVIYDVPPAVLAEQLITWGVLNADARRAVASED
- the nusB gene encoding transcription antitermination factor NusB; this translates as MGARSKARKRALDILFEADVRGVDPLTILAGRKDEKDPNRVLPAYTVELVEGVTAKTGRIDELLSTYSHGWTVERMPAVDRAVLRLGTWELLYNDDVPDAVAIDEAVELARTLSTDDSPNFVNGLLARLLEVKASS